The Sorangiineae bacterium MSr11367 genome window below encodes:
- a CDS encoding penicillin acylase family protein: MSNRAWAMGIATFATAAMSLAACGQSSDDVLRAAADNESLQDPKAQNAQSESDIYLNAMPPGSNGNSAGGLRGTSLYPPNFTDSLALYGDLAYAKKGLTAAPCAPPRDASEHVAASDLACNYFKNEGLEPDVVKSTKWLLTPDWKWVSVKRDGWGVPFIDAPDRASAMYAFGYASAEDRLWLHDVLRHIGRGRLSQYLGPAQYFYEFDSNFASIAGYSEDELTAMVENTRQKAGSLGELVVRDLDGMVAGINAYITSLAGPNLLKIPPEYTFLRPLGFPPAKWTRNDIVASAILIQSLFATGGGGEHLNELLLQQLDGSLKPGAGTVAQGACDLWRDLRHAVDADTPHTILDTFASQSPPQVSEACPAALPPGAAIWDPGSFQTRQIFQTNLGIILGANAQKAAKPAAPAGPADTLPRGRDLRHLNAPLDPFQGSKDALGRAGFPLPNTMSNFIGVTANQTKAGHPIAVMGPQSSYFLPQMLWEVAIRSHGGTPQDFDGRGVVFGDLPYINIGRGVDFAWSATSGGSDQVDIRVSKLCNLSGSAPSREDRNHDGFPDADGYLFDEGDGRGPVCRAFYKRTDRWNVIPTPASLSLNGLNGPVPQLPQVASRYILRTHYGPVFATAVVGGEPVAVSIQRATFFGELDTAAPFALTSTRVVKDASSFQRLFNGITGTFNWLYVDKNDVGYIHSGLYPQRDIGQHPELPVWGDGRFEWGNMRALPEGYFSQFGGNKVFVTNTSTPIAQGDPLEGSFEWKDFLPLSAHPSAINPARGTISSWNNSPAAGWWAADANGTYGPTHRADMLQRRLDAFQASGKKHDIASMIEVMADAAYTDLRGQELLPLLLPLLRSGPLSDEQRALVDLLQAWSDEGALRRDRDHDGRYDARAQVVLMDAWYPHLMEKLLPQLDALDKAHAPVLQDRYDAPRAQGSAYQQGWFQHMKRVLQMALSTPGHHDYRQLKCAGDGTAAGCRQAALDALGAAVNDLGGFANRASWDGSTLANAKGKSGAVVEDYDSVEHTAISFLTVAPIHWTNRPTFQQVVQIVNARR; the protein is encoded by the coding sequence ATGTCGAATCGAGCATGGGCAATGGGGATTGCCACGTTTGCGACGGCTGCCATGTCTCTGGCGGCATGCGGGCAAAGCAGCGATGACGTTCTTCGCGCGGCGGCAGACAATGAATCGCTGCAGGACCCGAAAGCGCAAAACGCGCAGAGCGAAAGCGATATTTACCTCAATGCCATGCCTCCCGGCTCGAATGGCAATTCCGCCGGCGGGTTGCGCGGTACCAGCCTTTATCCGCCCAATTTTACCGATTCGTTGGCGCTGTATGGCGATTTGGCCTACGCGAAAAAGGGCCTGACGGCCGCGCCCTGTGCGCCGCCGCGGGATGCCTCGGAGCATGTCGCGGCGTCGGATCTCGCGTGCAACTACTTCAAGAACGAGGGGCTCGAGCCGGACGTGGTCAAGTCCACCAAGTGGCTTCTCACGCCCGACTGGAAGTGGGTGAGCGTCAAGCGCGATGGCTGGGGCGTGCCCTTCATCGACGCCCCCGATCGCGCCTCGGCGATGTACGCATTTGGGTATGCCTCGGCCGAGGATCGGCTGTGGCTTCACGACGTGCTTCGCCACATCGGCCGCGGGCGGCTTTCGCAGTACCTCGGGCCGGCGCAGTACTTTTACGAGTTCGATTCCAACTTTGCCTCGATTGCCGGATACAGCGAGGACGAGCTCACCGCGATGGTGGAAAATACGCGGCAAAAAGCCGGCTCGCTGGGTGAGCTCGTGGTGCGCGATCTCGATGGGATGGTGGCCGGCATCAACGCGTACATCACGTCGCTGGCCGGTCCCAATTTGCTGAAGATTCCGCCGGAGTACACGTTTTTGCGGCCGCTGGGGTTCCCCCCGGCGAAGTGGACGCGCAACGACATCGTGGCCTCGGCCATTCTGATTCAATCGCTGTTTGCCACGGGCGGGGGCGGGGAGCACCTGAACGAACTGTTGCTTCAGCAACTGGACGGATCGCTGAAGCCGGGCGCCGGAACCGTGGCCCAGGGCGCGTGCGATCTCTGGCGCGACCTGCGGCACGCCGTCGATGCGGATACACCGCACACGATCCTCGATACCTTTGCCTCGCAGTCGCCGCCCCAGGTCAGCGAGGCATGTCCCGCGGCGTTGCCACCGGGGGCGGCCATCTGGGACCCGGGGAGCTTTCAAACGCGGCAGATTTTCCAGACCAACCTGGGCATCATCCTTGGCGCGAATGCGCAGAAGGCGGCCAAGCCTGCCGCACCGGCGGGGCCGGCGGATACGCTGCCGCGCGGCCGCGATCTTCGGCATTTGAATGCGCCGCTGGATCCGTTTCAGGGCAGCAAAGATGCGTTGGGCCGGGCGGGCTTTCCGCTGCCCAACACCATGTCGAACTTCATCGGCGTGACGGCCAACCAGACCAAGGCGGGGCATCCCATCGCGGTGATGGGGCCGCAGTCGTCGTATTTCTTGCCGCAGATGCTCTGGGAGGTGGCGATCCGCTCGCATGGCGGGACGCCGCAGGACTTCGACGGGCGAGGGGTCGTCTTTGGCGATTTGCCGTACATCAATATCGGGCGCGGCGTCGACTTCGCGTGGAGTGCCACGTCGGGCGGCTCCGACCAAGTGGATATTCGCGTTTCCAAGTTGTGCAACCTTTCCGGCTCGGCGCCGTCGCGCGAGGACCGGAACCACGACGGCTTCCCCGATGCGGACGGCTACCTCTTCGACGAGGGCGATGGGCGCGGGCCGGTGTGCCGTGCTTTTTACAAGCGGACGGACCGCTGGAACGTGATCCCCACGCCGGCGAGCCTCTCGCTCAATGGGCTCAATGGGCCGGTTCCGCAGCTGCCGCAGGTGGCGTCACGGTACATTTTGCGCACGCATTACGGGCCGGTCTTCGCGACCGCGGTGGTCGGCGGTGAGCCCGTGGCGGTGTCCATCCAGCGCGCGACGTTCTTCGGTGAGCTGGATACGGCGGCCCCGTTCGCGCTCACGTCGACGCGCGTGGTGAAGGATGCCTCGAGCTTCCAGCGCCTGTTCAACGGCATCACCGGTACCTTCAATTGGCTGTACGTGGACAAGAACGACGTGGGGTACATCCACAGTGGGCTTTACCCGCAGCGCGACATCGGGCAACACCCCGAGCTGCCCGTGTGGGGTGACGGCCGCTTCGAATGGGGCAACATGCGCGCGCTGCCGGAGGGGTACTTCTCGCAGTTCGGCGGGAACAAGGTGTTCGTGACCAATACGTCCACACCGATTGCCCAGGGCGATCCGCTCGAGGGGTCCTTCGAGTGGAAGGACTTCTTGCCGCTCTCCGCGCACCCGTCGGCCATCAACCCGGCACGCGGGACGATTTCGAGCTGGAACAACAGCCCCGCGGCCGGCTGGTGGGCGGCCGACGCCAATGGCACCTACGGCCCGACCCACCGCGCGGACATGCTTCAACGGCGGCTGGACGCGTTTCAAGCCTCGGGGAAGAAACACGACATCGCGAGCATGATCGAAGTCATGGCCGATGCCGCGTACACCGACCTGCGGGGCCAGGAGCTCTTGCCGCTCTTGTTGCCGCTTCTTCGCTCGGGTCCCTTGAGCGACGAGCAACGGGCGCTGGTCGATCTGCTGCAGGCCTGGTCCGACGAAGGGGCGCTGCGGCGCGATCGCGATCACGACGGCCGCTACGATGCCCGCGCCCAGGTGGTGCTCATGGACGCGTGGTATCCGCATCTCATGGAAAAGCTGCTCCCGCAGCTCGATGCGCTCGACAAGGCGCACGCCCCGGTGCTCCAGGACCGCTACGATGCGCCGCGCGCGCAGGGCTCGGCGTACCAGCAGGGATGGTTCCAGCACATGAAGCGCGTCCTGCAGATGGCGTTGAGTACGCCGGGCCATCACGACTACCGGCAATTGAAGTGCGCGGGCGATGGCACCGCCGCGGGCTGTCGCCAGGCGGCGCTCGATGCGCTCGGGGCGGCGGTGAACGACCTGGGCGGGTTCGCCAACCGCGCCAGCTGGGATGGGAGCACCCTCGCGAATGCGAAGGGCAAGTCTGGCGCGGTGGTCGAGGACTACGACTCGGTGGAGCACACGGCGATAAGCTTCCTCACCGTGGCTCCCATCCACTGGACGAACCGGCCGACGTTTCAGCAGGTCGTCCAGATCGTCAATGCACGTCGCTGA
- a CDS encoding RNA polymerase sigma factor, with protein MRPSSVRPLRTRNSPEQDAPERSDAELVLLAQARDPRAAAGLWDRYAPAVRALLFRTLGPGWDLDDLVQEVFVGFFRNIASLRDPSAVRAFLFGIGLRVARTALRKKRVRRWFHLSDSGQVPDVASSAHDPSSRAALFRLYALLEELSDRDRLAFVLRHAEGYELTEVSSALGCSLATTKRCIARADEHVTRRALEEPLLQSYVSRQDKGESLP; from the coding sequence ATGCGACCTTCTTCGGTGCGTCCATTGCGCACGCGAAATAGTCCTGAGCAGGACGCGCCCGAGCGCAGCGACGCCGAGCTCGTGCTCCTCGCGCAGGCCCGCGATCCGCGGGCCGCGGCAGGGCTGTGGGATCGCTACGCTCCGGCCGTCCGGGCGCTGCTCTTTCGTACGCTCGGTCCGGGCTGGGACCTCGACGACCTCGTGCAGGAAGTGTTCGTCGGCTTCTTCCGCAACATCGCCAGCCTGCGCGATCCCTCGGCGGTGCGCGCGTTCCTCTTCGGCATCGGACTGCGCGTGGCCCGCACGGCCCTGCGCAAGAAGCGCGTGCGACGCTGGTTCCATCTGAGCGACAGCGGCCAAGTGCCCGACGTCGCCTCCAGCGCGCACGATCCTTCTTCGCGCGCGGCACTGTTTCGCCTCTACGCGCTGCTCGAAGAGCTGTCCGATCGCGATCGCCTCGCCTTCGTGCTGCGCCACGCGGAAGGCTACGAGCTCACCGAGGTCTCGAGCGCACTCGGCTGCTCCCTCGCGACGACGAAACGGTGCATCGCACGCGCAGACGAACACGTGACCCGTCGCGCGCTCGAGGAGCCACTGTTGCAATCCTACGTGTCCCGGCAAGACAAAGGGGAAAGCTTGCCATGA
- a CDS encoding protein kinase, which translates to MRSSEYTVRVRALGAAQLFADRFAIELEAGVGNMGVVYRATDRITSARVALKVLHPHRAPEIGRFVSELSVLAAIRHPAVIAYLSHGISIDDERFLVTEWLDGETLAARLSREPLSMVSALALGHRLADGLDALHTAGVVHGDLKPSNVFLPRTTDGSGARLAKLIDFGLPHPFAHAGEPADGQDLDTASDLFSLGGVILQSLTAEASLTPQTREPRWLRAYSADAPLELEELLDALLTKSPTTRPAAAGEVREVLAEILMGISKNGNHESELGVSLPKTLSSAPSMLPRNLRTRFHGDPPAAVDEKVPSPALPPSPAPEEPNPEMTVPSRPAHDSDRGLHSGMTFASRYLLEARVGVGGMGELFRAFDTRLRRTVALKVLHRDRALHAPTESSARILREARAAAALSHANVVAIHDVGEHDGVPFIAMEYVEGQSLRAFVGSTYPPLETRLGWMVDVARALAAAHEKGLVHRDIKPDNVMIREDGTVKVLDFGIARYKEGLPDIQSSSDGADDESSDLAISATNTRVVGTPGYMAPEQTRGDRIDGRADQFSWGVVAFEVFAGSLPWPLKRGGLSIAAAALSEQAKPLGGAVPARVAQVIQRTLLKGAGDRYPSMRDVVSALGASPDISVNIPAARISAAKLIIASSDSSRDISPLLPDTKTETSEDDVAPESRSWLSGRRSTVLVAVLFTLMVATVFAGRAVWRNKGPASATLRVQHVPPPEGTSIVSLPASPKCNAAATAHYRDGLSALREANWELAYNAFTEAAQADPTCPEAQLRWVMTATWYEPIIKQREQFRRAAELRDALSERDRVLFDSLLPLVILDPPDREVSGRVVDAGLTRFPHDAELLLWAATVRMNLPLDAAALEHALDLATRATDIDPKYADAWQFQGRVLARLGRLDDELSALDACLRASPGASDCMHDRVLILRWRGHCSEIASEARRWIARSPTSGSAYWQLALALAEEGAPDETIEEAVRQQLAHQPEEHHEAKWLHAMSRLAVYRGDFAKAERLATQLAKQTTTDPVLTWHLRPTAMLMSTAEETGQLAKASAIVEPFLRLHAVWTVGDPTPELMSYEPNMLGILLRTGRVSTDEWRTRTHLWEERLGTRLNKVDSWGFVWGPVADVRELAIEGWSQAPNMMSERAPTFIGFNTFDLRVAEIQRGRLALAAGEYARAVEILDPASKSCLSFEQPFVNTQAHLWLGEAKERTGDKAGACEAYRFVLQRWGAAKPASKSADEARKHARALGCALP; encoded by the coding sequence ATGAGATCTTCCGAGTACACTGTCCGTGTGCGCGCGCTCGGGGCGGCCCAGCTCTTTGCCGATCGATTCGCCATCGAGCTCGAAGCAGGTGTCGGCAACATGGGCGTGGTCTATCGCGCGACCGACCGAATCACGTCGGCGCGCGTGGCGCTCAAGGTGCTTCACCCGCACCGCGCCCCCGAAATCGGGCGGTTTGTCTCCGAACTGAGTGTGCTCGCGGCGATCCGCCACCCGGCGGTCATCGCCTACCTGTCCCACGGCATCTCCATCGATGACGAGCGCTTCCTCGTCACCGAGTGGCTCGATGGCGAAACCCTGGCCGCCCGGCTCTCGCGCGAGCCGCTCTCGATGGTGAGCGCGCTCGCGCTGGGCCACCGCTTGGCCGACGGCCTCGATGCCCTGCACACGGCGGGCGTCGTCCACGGCGACCTGAAGCCATCCAACGTCTTTCTGCCGCGCACCACCGACGGAAGCGGTGCACGCCTGGCGAAGCTCATCGACTTTGGGCTGCCCCATCCATTCGCTCACGCGGGTGAACCTGCGGACGGCCAGGACCTGGACACGGCCAGCGACTTGTTCTCCCTCGGCGGCGTCATTCTGCAGTCCCTCACCGCGGAGGCTTCGCTGACACCGCAGACGCGGGAGCCGCGCTGGCTGCGCGCGTACTCCGCGGACGCGCCGCTGGAGCTGGAAGAATTGCTCGACGCGCTGCTGACGAAGAGCCCCACCACTCGCCCTGCCGCAGCCGGGGAGGTGCGCGAGGTGCTGGCCGAGATCCTCATGGGCATCTCGAAGAACGGCAACCACGAATCGGAGCTCGGTGTCTCGTTGCCGAAGACACTGTCGTCGGCGCCGAGCATGCTGCCGCGCAACCTCCGCACCCGGTTCCACGGCGATCCGCCCGCGGCCGTCGACGAGAAGGTGCCCTCGCCGGCGTTGCCTCCTTCGCCCGCCCCCGAAGAGCCAAACCCGGAGATGACCGTGCCCTCGCGGCCGGCGCACGATTCGGATCGCGGACTGCACTCGGGCATGACCTTCGCGAGCCGTTACTTGCTCGAGGCGCGCGTCGGCGTCGGAGGCATGGGGGAGCTCTTTCGCGCCTTCGATACGCGGCTGCGACGCACCGTCGCCCTGAAGGTCCTGCATCGGGATCGCGCGCTCCACGCCCCGACGGAATCGTCCGCGCGCATCCTGCGCGAAGCACGTGCGGCCGCGGCGCTCAGCCACGCCAACGTGGTGGCCATCCACGACGTGGGCGAGCACGATGGCGTGCCGTTCATCGCCATGGAGTACGTCGAGGGCCAGTCGCTCCGCGCGTTCGTCGGGTCCACGTATCCGCCTTTGGAGACGCGTCTCGGTTGGATGGTCGACGTGGCGCGCGCTCTGGCGGCCGCGCACGAAAAGGGCCTCGTCCATCGCGACATCAAGCCGGACAACGTGATGATCCGCGAAGACGGCACAGTGAAGGTGCTGGACTTCGGCATTGCGCGTTACAAAGAAGGATTGCCCGACATTCAATCGTCGAGCGATGGCGCCGACGACGAATCGAGCGACTTGGCCATCTCCGCCACCAATACGCGCGTGGTGGGCACGCCGGGCTACATGGCGCCGGAGCAAACGCGCGGAGATCGCATCGACGGCCGCGCGGACCAATTTTCCTGGGGCGTGGTCGCGTTCGAAGTCTTCGCGGGGAGCCTTCCCTGGCCGCTCAAGCGCGGTGGATTGAGCATCGCGGCGGCCGCCCTTTCCGAGCAGGCGAAGCCCCTCGGCGGTGCGGTCCCGGCGCGCGTGGCCCAGGTCATCCAACGGACGCTCTTGAAGGGTGCCGGCGATCGTTACCCCTCGATGCGCGACGTCGTCTCCGCACTGGGCGCCTCGCCGGACATCTCGGTGAACATCCCGGCTGCGCGCATCAGCGCGGCCAAGCTGATCATTGCCTCGTCGGATTCGTCACGCGACATCAGCCCCCTGCTGCCGGACACCAAGACGGAGACCAGCGAGGACGACGTCGCCCCCGAGTCGCGCTCGTGGCTCTCGGGACGGCGTTCCACCGTGCTCGTAGCCGTCTTGTTTACGCTGATGGTGGCCACCGTCTTCGCCGGCCGCGCCGTCTGGCGCAACAAAGGGCCCGCGAGCGCCACACTCCGCGTGCAACACGTGCCGCCGCCGGAAGGCACCTCCATCGTGTCCCTGCCCGCGTCGCCCAAGTGCAACGCGGCGGCGACGGCGCACTACCGCGACGGCCTCTCGGCGCTGCGCGAAGCCAATTGGGAGCTGGCCTACAACGCGTTCACCGAGGCGGCCCAGGCCGATCCCACGTGCCCCGAGGCGCAATTGCGCTGGGTGATGACCGCCACCTGGTACGAGCCGATCATCAAACAGCGCGAGCAATTTCGCCGGGCCGCGGAGCTGCGCGACGCCTTGAGCGAACGCGATCGGGTGCTGTTCGATTCGCTGCTGCCGCTGGTCATCTTGGATCCGCCCGATCGCGAAGTGTCGGGGCGCGTGGTCGATGCGGGGCTTACCCGCTTTCCGCACGATGCGGAGCTTCTGCTGTGGGCGGCCACCGTGCGGATGAATCTGCCCCTCGATGCGGCGGCGCTCGAACACGCCTTGGACCTGGCCACGCGCGCGACGGACATCGATCCGAAGTACGCCGATGCATGGCAATTCCAAGGCCGCGTGCTCGCGCGCCTCGGACGCCTCGACGACGAACTCTCCGCGCTCGATGCGTGCCTGCGCGCCTCGCCCGGCGCATCCGATTGCATGCACGACCGCGTGCTCATTCTGCGGTGGCGCGGCCACTGTTCGGAAATCGCCTCCGAGGCGCGCCGTTGGATCGCGCGCTCGCCGACGAGCGGCTCGGCGTACTGGCAATTGGCCCTGGCGCTGGCCGAAGAAGGCGCCCCCGACGAGACCATCGAGGAAGCCGTCCGCCAGCAACTGGCCCACCAGCCCGAAGAGCACCACGAGGCCAAGTGGTTGCACGCCATGTCGCGCCTCGCCGTTTACCGAGGCGACTTCGCCAAGGCCGAGCGGCTCGCCACACAGCTCGCGAAGCAAACGACGACCGATCCCGTGCTGACCTGGCATTTGCGGCCCACCGCGATGTTGATGTCCACGGCCGAAGAAACGGGGCAGCTGGCCAAAGCCAGCGCCATCGTCGAGCCGTTTTTGCGCCTTCACGCCGTATGGACGGTGGGCGATCCCACGCCGGAACTCATGTCGTACGAGCCCAACATGCTGGGCATCCTTCTGCGAACCGGCCGCGTCTCCACCGACGAGTGGCGCACGCGCACGCACCTCTGGGAAGAGCGCCTGGGGACGCGGCTGAACAAAGTCGATTCGTGGGGATTCGTGTGGGGGCCGGTGGCCGACGTGCGCGAGCTCGCCATCGAAGGATGGAGCCAGGCCCCGAACATGATGTCCGAGCGCGCGCCGACCTTCATCGGGTTCAACACGTTCGACCTGCGCGTGGCCGAGATCCAGCGCGGGCGCCTGGCGCTGGCCGCCGGCGAGTATGCGCGCGCGGTGGAGATCCTGGACCCGGCGTCGAAGAGCTGTCTCAGCTTCGAGCAACCCTTCGTCAATACACAAGCGCACCTTTGGCTAGGCGAAGCCAAAGAGCGCACGGGCGACAAGGCCGGCGCGTGCGAGGCCTACCGCTTCGTTCTGCAGCGCTGGGGCGCGGCGAAACCCGCGTCGAAAAGCGCCGACGAAGCGCGGAAGCACGCGCGAGCCCTCGGCTGCGCCCTTCCCTGA
- a CDS encoding copper oxidase codes for MITRRDMLSRAALLGGAAFLEATADAKNAQAQSAPATTPSSPPPGPLPYTPYTSVVTPNGSTLPWTMDGNVKVFQLVAEEVKREFAPGMTVHCWGYNGQTPGPTIEMVEGDRVRFYVTNKLPERTSVHWHGIILPCGMDGVAGLVQPHIEPGETYVYEFTVRKPGTFMYHPHSDEMVQMALGMMGFFIVHPRVRERIDRDFAIMLMEWAIPPGTARPNPVVMTDFNIFTFNSRVWPGTDPLIVKKNDRVRIRLGNLSMDNHPIHIHGHNFEVTGTDGGRIRESARWPETTVDVPVGTTRDIEFTADNPGDWAFHCHKTHHTMNAMSHDVPNLIGVKQGSVEQRVRKILPGYMAMGEKGMGNMMDMGRPKNTLPMMAGEGPFGPVEMGGMFTIIKIREGLTDYNTDPGWYRHPAGTVAHKVSGPPPKNPGGPPSPK; via the coding sequence ATGATCACCCGACGCGACATGCTCTCTCGCGCTGCTCTGCTCGGCGGCGCCGCGTTTCTCGAAGCCACGGCCGACGCCAAGAACGCCCAGGCGCAATCAGCGCCAGCCACGACGCCTTCGTCGCCCCCGCCCGGACCCCTGCCCTATACGCCCTACACCAGCGTGGTGACACCGAACGGGTCCACCCTTCCGTGGACCATGGACGGCAACGTGAAGGTGTTCCAGCTCGTGGCCGAAGAAGTGAAGCGCGAGTTCGCGCCCGGAATGACCGTCCATTGTTGGGGGTACAACGGGCAAACCCCCGGACCGACCATCGAGATGGTCGAGGGCGATCGCGTCCGTTTCTATGTCACCAACAAGTTGCCCGAGCGCACGAGCGTGCACTGGCATGGCATCATTTTGCCCTGCGGCATGGATGGCGTCGCCGGCCTCGTGCAACCGCACATCGAACCGGGCGAGACCTACGTCTACGAGTTCACCGTGCGCAAGCCGGGGACGTTCATGTATCACCCCCACTCCGACGAGATGGTGCAGATGGCCCTGGGCATGATGGGATTTTTCATCGTCCACCCCCGCGTGCGCGAGCGAATCGACCGCGATTTTGCCATCATGCTCATGGAATGGGCCATCCCCCCCGGCACCGCTCGGCCGAATCCCGTGGTCATGACCGACTTCAACATCTTCACCTTCAACAGCCGCGTGTGGCCGGGTACCGACCCGTTGATCGTGAAAAAAAACGACCGTGTGCGCATCCGACTGGGAAATCTCAGCATGGATAACCACCCCATTCACATCCACGGCCACAATTTCGAAGTGACGGGGACCGACGGCGGGCGCATTCGGGAGAGCGCGCGATGGCCGGAGACCACGGTGGACGTTCCCGTGGGCACCACCCGGGACATCGAGTTCACCGCCGACAATCCTGGCGATTGGGCCTTTCATTGTCACAAAACGCACCACACCATGAATGCGATGAGCCACGACGTTCCCAACTTGATCGGCGTCAAGCAAGGGAGCGTCGAGCAGCGGGTCCGGAAAATCCTCCCCGGCTACATGGCCATGGGGGAAAAGGGCATGGGCAACATGATGGACATGGGCCGGCCCAAGAACACGCTCCCCATGATGGCGGGCGAAGGACCGTTCGGACCCGTGGAAATGGGTGGAATGTTCACCATCATCAAGATCCGAGAGGGTTTAACCGACTACAACACCGATCCGGGCTGGTACCGCCACCCCGCCGGAACCGTCGCTCACAAAGTTTCCGGACCGCCGCCCAAGAATCCTGGAGGACCACCCTCTCCTAAATGA